CGACGACGGCGTCGGGGGCGCCGAACCGGGACGCGGCTCCGGTCTGATCGGTCTCATCGACCGGGTCGAGGCGATCGGCGGCAAGCTGGCCGTCGTCAGCCCGCCCGGCGAGGGCACGACCATGGACGTGCGGCTGCCCCTGGACGGGCCCTCGCCGGAGATATGACCGCCCGGGGCGCACGCAGGGGAGTTCGTCCAGGTGGGGGAGTCCTGAACATGGTGACGTCGCGTACGCTCCGGGCGGTCCCTGTCGGACGGAGAGGCATCCGTCCGGTCTCAGGGGCGGTCGGTTCCGCCGTTCCGTGCGGTCAGCAGGCGCTTGGCGCGCACGACGTCCGGATCCCTGGGGTCCAGGAGGTCGAGCGTGCCGTACGGCTCGTCCGGGTACCGGCGGGCACGGACCGGCCGCCGTCGCTGCTCGATCCTCGTCCGCCGCATGTCCCGCACCCTTCGGCCGTGCGACCCGCCGTCCCTCGCCCGGGGCGGCCGGCCCGACTGCATCTGCACTGCTTCGAGGATCGCCGGGACAGGTCCGCGCGTCGTCACGGCAGGCCTCCAATTCCGCTTCCGGCTAGCCGTAACGCCACCGGTGGGGCAGGCTGTTGGGGCGGGGGCGAAGGACGGGGCCAGGGGAGCCCCGACCTCGCGGAACGCACCGCGGAGGCCGCGCGAGGGGGCCGGGGTCATGGACGACACAGCGCAGCAGCCGGCACGGGGACGGGTCGTCCTCGCCGACGACGACATCCTGCTCAGGGAGGGGCTGGCCAGTCTGTGCGAGCGCGTCGGCTACCAGGTCGCCGGGCAGGCCGGAGACGCGGTCCGGCTGCTGGAACTGGTCGACGAGGAACGGCCCGAACTGGCGATCGTCGACATCAGGATGCCCCCGGACCACTCGACGGAGGGCCTCAAGGCGGCCCGCACGATCCGGGAACGCCACCCCGCCACGGGCATCCTCGTCCTGTCGGCGTTCGTCGAGGTCGAGGACGCGCTGGAGCTGCTGGCGAGCGGCCGCAAGGTCGGCTACCTGCTCAAGAGCCGGGTCACCGTCGTCGACGAGTTCATCGAGGCGCTGGAACGCATCCACCGGGGCGGCTCGGTCGTCGACCCCTCCCTGGTGCAGGAGCTGTTCTCCGCCCAGCGCCGTGACGACCCGCTCGCCCACCTCAGCGCCCGCGAGCGCGAGGTCCTCGCCCTCATGGCCGAGGGCCGCTCCAACGCGGGCATCGGCCGCCGCCTGTGGGTCACCGAGGGCACCGTCGAGAAGCACGTCCGCAGCATCCTCGGCAAACTCGCCCTCACCGAGGACACCGACGACCACCGCCGCGTCCTGGCGGTACTGACGTTCCTGGAGTCACGGTGAGCGGTGCCCCGGGGCGCGGGAAGGCCGGCACGGCGGAGACCTGGCACGTCGAGGAGGACGGCACCCTTCCTCCTGGCTGGTCAGCTCCGAGGAACGTGCGCTCGCCCTCGTGAGCAACGCCGAGCACGCGATGGTCTCCCTGCTCGACGACGAGTCCACAGGCCGGCCGGAGTGTCAGCGCTCGCCAGTAGGGTGTGAGACATGGCCGACCCCTCCAGCTACCGCCCCAAACCAGGGGAGATCCCGGACACTCCCGGGGTGTACAGGTTCCGCGACGAGCACCGCCGGGTGATCTACGTCGGAAAGGCGAAAAGCCTCCGTCAGCGCCTGGCGAACTACTTCCAGGACCTGGCGAGCCTGCACCCCCGCACCCGCACCATGGTGACCACGGCCGCGTCCGTGGAGTGGACGGTGGTGTCCACGGAGGTCGAGGCGCTTCAGCTGGAGTACTCCTGGATCAAGGAGTTCGACCCCCGGTTCAACGTCAAGTACCGCGACGACAAGAGCTACCCGTACCTCGCCGTGACGATGAACGAGGAGTTCCCCCGCGTCCAGGTGATGCGCGGCCAGAAACGCAAGGGCGTGCGCTACTTCGGGCCGTACGGGCACGCGTGGGCGATCCGCGACACCGTCGACCTCCTGCTGCGCGTCTTCCCGGTCCGCACCTGCTCCGCCGGCGTCTTCAAGAACGCCGCCCGCACCGGCCGCCCCTGCCTCCTCGGCTACATCGGCAAGTGCTCCGCGCCCTGCGTCGACCGCGTCTCCGCCGACGAACACCGTGATCTCGCCGAGGAGTTCTGCGACTTCATGGCCGGCCGCACCGGCACCTACATCCGCCGTCTGGAGCAGCAGATGGCGGACGCGGCCGAGGAGATGGAGTACGAACGCGCGGCCCGGCTGCGCGACGACATCGGGGCCCTGCGCAAGGCCATGGAGAAGAGCGCGGTCGTGCTCGCCGACGCGACCGACGCCGACCTGATCGCGGTCGCCGAGGACGAGCTGGAGGCCGCAGTCCAGATCTTCCACGTCCGTGGCGGACGCGTGCGCGGACAGCGCGGCTGGGTCACCGACAAGGTCGAGGAGATCACCACCGGCGCCCTCGTCGAACACGCCCTCCAGCAGCTCTACGGCGAGGAGAAGGGCGACTCGGTCCCCAAGGAGGTCCTGGTCCCCGCTCTGCCCGAGCCGGTCGAGCCGGTCCAGGAGTGGCTCGCCGAGCGCCGCGGCTCGGGCGTCTCGCTGCGCATCCCGCAGCGCGGCGACAAGAAGGCCCTGATGGAGACCGTGCAGCGCAACGCCCAGCAGGCGCTCGTCCTCCACAAGACCAAGCGCGCCTCCGACCTCACCACGCGCTCGCGTGCCCTGGAGGAGATCGCCGAGGCCCTCGACCTGGACAGCGCCCCGCTCAGGATCGAGTGCTACGACATCTCCCACCTCCAGGGCGACGACGTGGTCGCGTCCATGGTCGTCTTCGAGGACGGCCTCCAGCGCAAGAGCGAGTACCGGCGCTTCCAGATCAAGGGATTCGCAGGTCAGGACGATGTCCGCTCCATGCACGAGGTGATCTCCCGCCGGTTCCGCCGCTATCTCGCCGAGAAGGAGAAGACCGGCGAGTGGGTCGACGACACCTCGGAGGACGGCGCGAACGGAGCGGCCGACCTCAAGGACGAGGACGGCCGCCCCAAGAAGTTCGCCTACCCGCCCCAGCTCGTCGTCGTCGACGGCGGCCGGCCCCAGGTCGCCGCCGCGAAGAAGGCCCTGGACGAGCTCGGCATCGACGACATCGCCGTCTGCGGTCTCGCCAAGCGCCTGGAGGAGGTGTGGCTGCCCGACGACGAGGACCCGGTCGTGCTGCCCCGCACCAGCGAAGGCCTGTACCTTCTCCAGCGGGTCCGTGACGAGGCCCACCGCTTCGCCATCACCTACCAGCGCACCAAGCGGGCCCAGCGCTTCCGGTCGAGCCCGCTCGACGACGTCCCCGGCCTCGGGGACACGCGCAAGCAGGCCCTGCTGAAACATTTCGGGTCCTTGAAGAAACTACGATCCGCCACCATCGACCAGATCTGCGAGGTCCCCGGCATAGGCCGCAAGACGGCCGAGACGATCGCCGTGGCCCTCGCCCAGGCGGCCCCGGCCGCGCCCGCCGTCAACACGGCGACTGGAGAGATCATGGATGAGGAGGAACCCGGCACCACGGGTTCCGGTGGGGACCCCGTGACGGCGGGTGCCCCGGACGAACGACGGGGGCAGGAGACATGAATGTGAACGAGCACGAAGAACCACAGGACCAGAGCGGAGACGACACCCAGGTGAGCACGGGCGCACCCCACGACACCTCCGGAGTCCCGGAGGCGGCCATCCCCGAGCTGGTGATCATCTCCGGCATGTCCGGAGCCGGCCGCTCGACCGCCGCCAAGTGTCTGGAGGACCTCGGCTGGTTCGTCGTCGACAACCTCCCGCCCGCGCTGATCCCCACCATGGTGGAGCTCGGCGCCCGGTCCCAGGGCAATGTCGCCAGGATCGCCGTGGTCGTCGACGTCCGCGGCCGGCGCTTCTTCGACAACCTCCGCGAGTCCCTCGCCGACCTGGAGGCCAAGCACGTCACCCGGCGCATCGTCTTCCTGGAGTCCTCCGACGAGGCCCTGGTGCGCCGCTTCGAGTCCGTGCGCCGCCCGCACCCCCTCCAGGGCGACGGCCGCATCGTCGACGGCATCGACGCCGAGCGCGAGCTCCTGCGCGAGCTGCGCGGCGACGCCGACCTGGTCATCGACACCTCCAGCCTCAACGTCCACGAACTGCGCGCCAAGATGGACGCCCAGTTCGCCGGCGAGGAAGAGCCCGAACTCCGCGCCACCGTCATGTCGTTCGGCTTCAAGTACGGCCTCCCGGTCGACGCCGACCTCGTCGCGGACATGCGGTTCCTGCCCAACCCGCACTGGGTCCCGGAGCTGCGGCCCTACACCGGACTCAACGAGGAGGTGTCGGCGTACGTCTTCAACCAGCCCGGCGCCAAGGAGTTCCTCGACCGCTACGCCGAGCTGCTGCGCCTGATCGCGGCCGGCTACCGCCGGGAGGGCAAGCGGTACGTGACGATCGCCATCGGCTGCACCGGCGGCAAGCACCGCTCGGTCGCCACCTCGGAGAAGCTCGCCGCGCGCCTCGCGGCCGAGGGTGTGGAGACGGTGGTCGTACACCGGGACATGGGACGGGAATGACCGCACGTACTCCGCGGCTGAGCATGCTGCGCCGGGTCGTGCCCGAAGGGCGTGCGACCCGGCCCGTCGAGGCCCGCGGCGCGCGGCCCCGGCGGCGCGGTGCCCAGCCCAAGGTGGTGGCGCTCGGCGGCGGCATGGGCCTGTCCGCCTCGCTCGCCGCCCTGCGCCGGATCACCGGCGACCTCACCGCCGTCGTCACCGTGGCCGACGACGGCGGCTCCAGCGGGCGCCTGCGCGACGAGCTGGGCGTCCTGCCGCCCGGCGACCTGCGCAAGGCGCTGGCCGCGCTGTGCGGCGACGACGACTGGGGCCAGACCTGGGCCCGGGTCATCCAGCACCGCTTCCAGTCCAAGGGTGACCTGCACGAACACGCGGTCGGCAACCTGCTGATCGTGGCCCTGTGGGAGCAGCTCGGCGACCATGTCCAGGCCCTCGACCTGGTCGGCAGGCTCCTGGGCGCCCATGGCCGGGTGCTGCCCATGTCCGCCGTACCCCTGGAGCTCCAGGCGTTGGTCAAGGGGCACGACCCGGAGCGGCCCGAGGACGTGGACACCGTACGGGGGCAGGCGACCGTGGCCCTGACCCCGGGCGAGGTGCAGTCGGTGCACGTGGTGCCGCACGACCCGCCGGCGGTGCCCGAGGCGGTGGAGGCGGTCCGGGACGCGGACTGGGTGGTCCTCGGCCCCGGCTCGTGGTTCTCCTCGGTCATCCCGCACCTGCTCGTGCCCGAACTCCTGGACGCGCTCACCCAGACGAAGGCGCGCCGGGTACTCTCCCTGAACCTCGCCCCGCAGCCGGGAGAAACGGATGGCTTCTCCCCGCAGCGTCATTTGGAGGTTTTGGGACGACACGCCCCTAAACTCGCCCTGGACGTGGTGCTGGCCGACCAGGCCGCCGTGCCCGACCGCGACTCCCTGACCGATGCCGCCAAGCGGTTCGGCGCCGCGGTCGAGCTGGCTCCGGTGGCCCGGCCCGACGGAACCCCGAGGCACGACCCGGAGCTGTTGGCCGCCGCGTACGACCGTATTTTTCGGATGCATGGAAGGATCGGCCCATGGCGATGACGGCAGCGGTGAAGGACGAGATCTCCCGGCTCCCCGTCACCCGGACCTGCTGCAGAAAGGCGGAGGTCTCCGCCGTCCTGCGGTTCGCCGGCGGCCTCCACCTGGTGAGCGGGCGCATTGTGATCGAGGCCGAGCTGGACACCGCGATGGCGGCCCGCCGGCTCAAGCGGGACATCCTGGAGATCTTCGGCCACTCCTCCGAGCTGATCGTGATGGCACCCGGAGGGCTGCGCCGCGGCTCGCGGTACGTCGTGCGGGTCGTCGCCGGCGGTGACCAGCTGGCCCGGCAGACCGGCCTGGTCGACGGCCGCGGCCGGCCGATCCGGGGGCTGCCCCCGCAGGTCGTCTCCGGTGCCACCTGTGACGCCGAGGCCGCCTGGCGTGGCGCCTTCCTGGCGCACGGCTCGCTGACCGAGCCCGGCCGCTCCTCCTCCCTGGAGGTGACCTGCCCGGGCCCGGAGGCCGCGCTCGCGCTGGTCGGTGCCGCCCGCCGGCTGTCGATCGCCGCCAAGGCCCGTGAGGTCCGCGGGGTCGACCGCGTGGTCGTCCGCGACGGCGACGCGATCGGCGCGCTGCTCACCCGCCTCGGCGCCCACGAGTCGGTGCTCGCCTGGGAGGAGCGCCGGATGCGCCGCGAGGTGCGGGCCACGGCGAACCGTCTGGCCAACTTCGACGACGCCAACCTCCGCCGCTCCGCGCGCGCGGCCGTCGCCGCCGGAGCCCGGGTCCAGCGGGCCCTGGAGATCCTCGCCGACGACGTGCCCGAGCACCTCGCCGCGGCCGGCCGGCTGCGCATGGAGCACAAGCAGGCCTCCCTGGAGGAGCTGGGGGCGCTCGCCGACCCGCCGCTGACCAAGGACGCGGTCGCCGGCCGTATCCGCAGGCTCCTCGCGATGGCCGACAAGCGCGCCTCCGACCTCGGTATCCCGGGCACGGAGTCCAGCATCACCGAGGAGATGGCCGACAACCTGGTCGGCTGAGCCCTCTACAGCTGACTCACCCTCACCACGCCGGTGCCGACGCCCATTCGGGTGGTCGGCACCGGCGTTTACGTATCCGTGAGGCGCTCTTGACTGGATCATGGAGTGTCATGAGCCTGGCATCTGTTCGCTGCTGTGGCGGACCACCGCAAGGGGGGCTCATGAGACGAAGAGCGAGACCGATCCTCGCTGTTGGCGCACTTCTGCTCGGCGGCGCGGGCATCGCACCCGTCGCCCAGGCCGCGCAGGGCGCAAGTTCTCCTGATCCGAACGAAGTCAAGGTCTTCCGTGCCGAGGTGACCAGCGCGCAGGTACCCCTGCTGCTGGCGGCCGGTCAGGACGGCCACGAACTGAGCGAGCAGGTGCCCGCGAAGGGCACCGCGACGGTCGAGGTCTACCTGACCGACCAGGAGGCTCAGAAACTCGAGAAGAAGGGTGTCCAGCTCACCGAGCACACCCTGACCGCCAAGGCCGAAGCAAGGGTCGAGAAGGCCGCCGAGGGCGTGTTCCGGCCGTACAGCGGAAGCGGCGGGCTCCAGGAGGAGCTCCTCGCCACCGCCAAGGCCAACCCCGGCCTCACCAAGCTCGTCTCCATCGGCAAGACCGTGAACGGCAAGGACATCCTCGCGCTCAAGCTGACCAAGAACGCGAAGAAGTCCAAGGACGGCGCCAAACCCTCCGTCCTCTACATGTCCAACCAGCACGCGCGCGAGTGGATCACACCGGAGATGACCAGGCGGCTGCTCCACCACTACGTCGACAACTACAAGTCCGACAAGCGCATCAAGC
Above is a window of Streptomyces griseorubiginosus DNA encoding:
- the rapZ gene encoding RNase adapter RapZ — its product is MNVNEHEEPQDQSGDDTQVSTGAPHDTSGVPEAAIPELVIISGMSGAGRSTAAKCLEDLGWFVVDNLPPALIPTMVELGARSQGNVARIAVVVDVRGRRFFDNLRESLADLEAKHVTRRIVFLESSDEALVRRFESVRRPHPLQGDGRIVDGIDAERELLRELRGDADLVIDTSSLNVHELRAKMDAQFAGEEEPELRATVMSFGFKYGLPVDADLVADMRFLPNPHWVPELRPYTGLNEEVSAYVFNQPGAKEFLDRYAELLRLIAAGYRREGKRYVTIAIGCTGGKHRSVATSEKLAARLAAEGVETVVVHRDMGRE
- a CDS encoding response regulator transcription factor, which encodes MDDTAQQPARGRVVLADDDILLREGLASLCERVGYQVAGQAGDAVRLLELVDEERPELAIVDIRMPPDHSTEGLKAARTIRERHPATGILVLSAFVEVEDALELLASGRKVGYLLKSRVTVVDEFIEALERIHRGGSVVDPSLVQELFSAQRRDDPLAHLSAREREVLALMAEGRSNAGIGRRLWVTEGTVEKHVRSILGKLALTEDTDDHRRVLAVLTFLESR
- the uvrC gene encoding excinuclease ABC subunit UvrC, encoding MADPSSYRPKPGEIPDTPGVYRFRDEHRRVIYVGKAKSLRQRLANYFQDLASLHPRTRTMVTTAASVEWTVVSTEVEALQLEYSWIKEFDPRFNVKYRDDKSYPYLAVTMNEEFPRVQVMRGQKRKGVRYFGPYGHAWAIRDTVDLLLRVFPVRTCSAGVFKNAARTGRPCLLGYIGKCSAPCVDRVSADEHRDLAEEFCDFMAGRTGTYIRRLEQQMADAAEEMEYERAARLRDDIGALRKAMEKSAVVLADATDADLIAVAEDELEAAVQIFHVRGGRVRGQRGWVTDKVEEITTGALVEHALQQLYGEEKGDSVPKEVLVPALPEPVEPVQEWLAERRGSGVSLRIPQRGDKKALMETVQRNAQQALVLHKTKRASDLTTRSRALEEIAEALDLDSAPLRIECYDISHLQGDDVVASMVVFEDGLQRKSEYRRFQIKGFAGQDDVRSMHEVISRRFRRYLAEKEKTGEWVDDTSEDGANGAADLKDEDGRPKKFAYPPQLVVVDGGRPQVAAAKKALDELGIDDIAVCGLAKRLEEVWLPDDEDPVVLPRTSEGLYLLQRVRDEAHRFAITYQRTKRAQRFRSSPLDDVPGLGDTRKQALLKHFGSLKKLRSATIDQICEVPGIGRKTAETIAVALAQAAPAAPAVNTATGEIMDEEEPGTTGSGGDPVTAGAPDERRGQET
- a CDS encoding gluconeogenesis factor YvcK family protein — its product is MTARTPRLSMLRRVVPEGRATRPVEARGARPRRRGAQPKVVALGGGMGLSASLAALRRITGDLTAVVTVADDGGSSGRLRDELGVLPPGDLRKALAALCGDDDWGQTWARVIQHRFQSKGDLHEHAVGNLLIVALWEQLGDHVQALDLVGRLLGAHGRVLPMSAVPLELQALVKGHDPERPEDVDTVRGQATVALTPGEVQSVHVVPHDPPAVPEAVEAVRDADWVVLGPGSWFSSVIPHLLVPELLDALTQTKARRVLSLNLAPQPGETDGFSPQRHLEVLGRHAPKLALDVVLADQAAVPDRDSLTDAAKRFGAAVELAPVARPDGTPRHDPELLAAAYDRIFRMHGRIGPWR
- the whiA gene encoding DNA-binding protein WhiA translates to MAMTAAVKDEISRLPVTRTCCRKAEVSAVLRFAGGLHLVSGRIVIEAELDTAMAARRLKRDILEIFGHSSELIVMAPGGLRRGSRYVVRVVAGGDQLARQTGLVDGRGRPIRGLPPQVVSGATCDAEAAWRGAFLAHGSLTEPGRSSSLEVTCPGPEAALALVGAARRLSIAAKAREVRGVDRVVVRDGDAIGALLTRLGAHESVLAWEERRMRREVRATANRLANFDDANLRRSARAAVAAGARVQRALEILADDVPEHLAAAGRLRMEHKQASLEELGALADPPLTKDAVAGRIRRLLAMADKRASDLGIPGTESSITEEMADNLVG